Proteins from a genomic interval of Thunnus thynnus chromosome 5, fThuThy2.1, whole genome shotgun sequence:
- the psma1 gene encoding proteasome subunit alpha type-1 has product MFRNQYDNDVTVWSPQGRIHQIEYAMEAVKQGSATVGLKSRTQAVLVALKRAQSELAAHQKKILHVDNHIGISIAGLTADARLLCNFMRQECLDSRFVFDRPLPTSRLVSLVGSKTQIPTQRYGRRPYGVGLLIAGYDDMGPHIFQTCPSANYFDCKAMSIGARSQSARTYLERCMDKFADCNLNELVQHGLRALRETLPTEQDLTTKNVSIGIVGKDMEFTIYDDDDVAPFLEGLEERPQRKVAQPADEPATGEAPDEPMEH; this is encoded by the exons TTTCGCAATCAGTACGACAACGATGTGACAGTATGGAGCCCACAG GGCCGTATCCATCAGATTGAGTATGCCATGGAGGCAGTGAAGCAGGGGTCTGCAACTGTAGGACTCAAATCCAGAACCCAAGCAGTCCTGGTTGCACTAAAG aGAGCCCAGTCTGAACTGGCTGCCCACCAGAAGAAGATCCTCCATGTCGACAACCACATCGGTATCTCCATTGCTGGACTGACTGCTGATGCTAGACTGCTCTG TAACTTCATGCGTCAGGAGTGCTTGGACTCGAGATTCGTCTTCGACAGGCCCCTCCCAACGTCACGTCTCGTCTCTCTTGTCGGCAGCA AAACCCAAATCCCAACACAGAGGTATGGAAGGAGGCCCTACGGCGTTGGACTCCTCATTGCTGGCTATGAT GATATGGGACCTCACATCTTCCAGACCTGCCCGTCAGCCAACTATTTTGACTGCAAAGCCATGTCCATCGGAGCGCGTTCCCAGTCTGCACGCACCTACCTGGAGagatgcatggacaagtttgcCGACT GTAACCTGAATGAGCTGGTCCAGCATGGCCTCCGTGCTCTCAGAGAAACCCTCCCCACGGAGCAGGACCTCACTACCAAG AATGTTTCCATCGGCATTGTGGGGAAGGATATGGAGTTCACCATTTATGACGATGATGATGTTGCTCCATTCCTGGAGGGACTGGAGGAGAGGCCACAGAGAAAG GTCGCTCAGCCTGCAGATGAACCCGCCACTGGAGAGGCACCTGACGAGCCAATGGAGCACTGA
- the ric3b gene encoding protein RIC-3b, whose amino-acid sequence MAMSTFQKVTLATCLVLCVALLLPKMLLSRGRKDAERPEGRFPPMMHRQAAPEGRSQRAAASSFSRAHNPEAIARAKGAGTGAGTAGKSNLAGQIIPVYGFGILLYILYILFKITSKGNNKPSEGRFPSVRSENMKRKITDFELAQLQEKLRETELVMENIVSSAHHSPDRVKGVTADQEESLLQQLTEITRVMQEGQLMEGMTPEKKAQDNWEDYPEEPQQYWEHSRCCCQHDQQHHSPQSETEAERTEAEGADLVENIPVDVTGGGEADVNESLSTDAVTESSLTAGSEEDAGSRGDLSVNESKNSHERKEGGRKIDLGVPEEDLAGVLKELELTLKMTTMMEQEKIEDLTSSTSPAETEPACSTVRRRNKRRRAKKDLN is encoded by the exons ATGGCGATGTCAACATTTCAGAAGGTGACCCTCGCGACGTGTCTCGTGCTGTGCGTCGCGCTGCTGCTCCCCAAAATGCTGCTCTCCCGCGGGAGGAAGGATGCTGAGCGGCCGGAGG GTCGCTTCCCTCCGATGATGCACCGTCAAGCGGCCCCGGAGGGACGAAGCCAGAGGGCCGCGGCGTCCAGCTTCTCCAGGGCTCACAATCCTGAGGCCATAGCCAGGGCCAAGGGAGCGGGGACGGGGGCAGGAACCGCCGGCAAATCCAACCTGGCAGGACAGATCATCCCTGTGTACGGCTTTGGGATCTTACTCTACATCCTCTACATACTGTTCAAG ATCACGTCTAAGGGGAACAACAAGCCGTCAGAGGGAAGGTTTCCTTCAGTTCGGTCAGAGAACATGAAGAGAAAGATCA CTGATTTCGAGCTGGCCCAGCTGCAGGAGAagctgagagaaacagagctgGTGATGGAGAACATTGTTTCCAGCGCCCACCACAGTCCTGACAG GGTGAAGGGCGTGACGGCGGACCAGGAGGAGagtctcctgcagcagctgacgGAGATAACTCGGGTGATGCAGGAGGGCCAGCTGATGGAGGGGATGACTCCGGAGAAGAAGGCCCAGGACAACTGGGAAG ATTATCCAGAGGAGCCTCAGCAGTACTGGGAACATTCccgctgctgctgtcagcacgACCAGCAACACCACAGTCCGCAGTCAGAGACCGAGGCTGAGAGGACGGAGGCTGAAGGGGCCGACCTGGTGGAAAACATTCCTGTGGATGTTACAGGTGGAGGAGAAGCTGACGTAAATGAGAGTCTGAGTACAGACGCTGTGACAGAATCTTCTCTTACAGCAGGAAGTGAGGAGGATGCGGGGTCACGGGGCGATTTAAGCGTGAATGAGAGCAAGAACTCGCATGAACGTAAGGAAGGAGGCAGGAAAATCGATCTGGGTGTCCCAGAGGAGGACCTGGCCGGAGTCCTGAAGGAGCTGGAGCTCACGTTGAAGATGACGACCATGATGGAGCAGGAGAAGATCGAGGacctcacctcctccacctcgCCGGCGGAGACAGAACCCGCCTGCAGCACCGTCAGACGGAGGaacaagaggaggagagcaaAGAAAGACTTAAACTGA